The DNA region TTCAACCCCGTCCGGGATCCCGAGGTCTTCAAGCAACACCTAGCCAGCCAGACTGCGTCCGGCGTCAGCAGCAACTGAACCATTTCAACTTACTAAGTTTGGGAGACCTAATCATGCCCACTGAACACTCTGGATCCACCTCCCCATAAAAGGCTGTGCACAGCAGGCACTATGCCGCTGTCGGCCTGATCAGGACGCTTACCTGCATCCGTGAGCGGACCTGCACGTGTAGACTCCAGACAAAACCAACTCCTCTCCAGTGCGGGGTTGAATCGGAGCACCGGATGAAGCATGAAGCAAGACCTTCGTACCCCTTGTCTCACTAAATGGAATGACTATTCGGAATGACTTCTCAAGATCGGTTCTATTCGCAGGCAGCGACACAAATAGCGGTTCACCCAGCATATCAAGGCGTAGGACGTCGATACAGGTGGCGAGAAAGGAGGGACAGAGAGGTAGTGGAAGCAACAGGGAAATATGGCTTGTGCATGGATCCGGGTTCCGCCAACGTGGATTGTGTGACGGCGTTTGCGAGGGTTGGGCTCCCTGTCGGGTCCAAGTGGCCTCTGGGGTCACTACCCACGAGTTTGCATACGCGGTTCTTGATGATATTTCTTTTACAGAGACTCTCTGGTATTCATTCGATGTAGCGACTAATGAGGAAGTAATTCATGCTTCCATGATCATTCTCTCTGCAAGATCGGCCATGTATGCATCACCATCAATAACTGACCTCTCTCATCTCTACATGCTGATGGCTTTCTAGCATCTGTTTCATCCCAATGGACGCACTCCGGTCATCTCAGATATATTCTTCGCCTTGGCTACGTCATCTTCTATAGACATGTAAAACAGAAATCCCTATCGCATCGGaacccttcttcgccgcaTCGGCGCATGTTCCCGCCTGGCGTGCGGATGAGCGAACCCGAAGGGCTGCCGAAGTGGACTTTGGTGGGGGTAGCAAacgcccacgccgccttGCGCTTCCTGCCTTTCGTTGTGGCCGTGCCCGAGCctgtgccgtcgccgccgtcgctcgCCGCCACGATGCGCTGCTTCATGGGCGTGGTGATCTTCGTCTCGGgtccggcgaggaggacgggtGTGTAGGAGGTTGTTCTCTTGCGGTCTCCGTGAGTACCGCCGCTTGAAGTCCAGGTTTTGAAAAGGTCCAGGGTGAGTTCGTCCTCGTTGTCGGAGAGAAGGGAGATTATGGATCTCTTGTTGGAGGACAATCCCTTGGCCGCGAGGGGTGTTTGTCTCGAAGAAGGCGTGGTGGGGGTCTTTGGCTGTCGTCTCTTCCTGAGTGGCTTGGGTCTGGGCAAaggctcgccgacggccggtGCGGCGGAGACGTCCACCGCCTCGGAGTGCGGGCTCTCAGACGCAGATCCCAGAGGCTGGCCGGCGGTGGGTTCGCGTTTCCTGGGATTCCGTTTGCGCTCAGGGCTGGCCGAAGGGTAGGGCCGGACCACCGTGTGGGCTTTCGCGGAGGAAAAGGAGCTGGGGTTTCCGTATTTTTTGAGGGGGCTACTAGATTGGAGGTTGAGGTTTCGCATGGGGGACGTGGCACTCATTCCAACGTGACTTGGGCGAATTGCCGAGGATGGGCGGGACCGACGGGGTGCTGCGAACAAGATCCCCATGGGAGCCGGCGACTctgtcggcggcggcggaaggaTGGGGAGCTCGAAGTCCATTGCTTCCGTTCCGGTGTCGACCTCAGATGCGCTTGTCTCGTCGATTTTGTCGAGGCCAAGAGGTATTGTGAAGGGTTCGAGGACTTCCTCGCCATCTGTTTGTTGAAAGTCTTCTGCTGGGTCTCCATCCTCGGCTTTGGCTTCGCTCTTCTCCAGCGATTCTGTCTGGACCTTATCTATTCGAGATTCACCCTGGGCCTCCTGTCGAAATGCTTTCCCGGTTGCTGATTCTTGGTTTTGAGGGTCCAAAGACCGTGACCCATCCGCAACAACTTCTAGATATGACTGCAAATGCCCTGCATCTACTAGGCTTGGATTTTCGACGGCATGTTTACCCGCTGGCTGACACTCTTTAGGGGGATCATCCACCGTTTTGAGCATGGCGGCCGCGTCGATATCGACTAAGGCCTCGGACGCTCTACAACCGTCGGGGTCAAGGTGCCATGCCGGAGCAGCTGTTTGCTTAGAAACCTGTTCCTCCGAGTCATCAACATCCATGCCAGCGGGCTCGTCCGTGATTGATTTATCCCCAACAGGCGAAGACTCAGCGTTGTCTGCTTCCGCTTCTAATTGAACTTCAGCTCCATGCTGGTCCTCTGAGCCCCCCGAGACAAACGCCTCCTCAGACGGCTCTGCTGCAGTCGCGGAGACCGGCTTGGCAGGTTTGACAGTTACAGGAACATCGACAGATTGCTTTTGGGAGCGATTGGGCCTTGATCGTGTGGTAGGGAtgccgtcttcgtcatcaGAGAAGGCATAAGACGGGTCAATCTGATGTCTAGTGAACCCGTCCCTTGGTGGTTCAGGTGCCTTTTCGGTCGGAGCTTCAACGAGTGCGTTGGCATCATGACTGGCCCCCACCAGAGCTCTTTGGGCAACTGGGCGCTCCGGAGATCGCCTATTCTCAGAGACGGTCAAGCCCGAAAGTCCAGAGGCGAGTGTCATATCCTGTTCGGTTAAAGCGAAGACATCCGTGTCTTCTGGATCCTCAGCCTCGGTGATCTCGTCTGCTGAAGGTCTTTTTGAGAAGAGCTCAACGACGATTCGTTGCTTGCGTCTCTCCTGTGCCTCTTCGTCCGTTACAAAACTGGTGATGGTCTGCGCAGTGTCCAGCCCAGCGGTGTTACTAACAGGTCGTCCCTCAACTTGTTCGTCGAAAACTTCGACCGGTGGAGACATTTTTCTCGGCTTCCGCACCTTGGCTGGAACGAGTTGTTTCTTCGAGGCTGACCGTTCTTTCTTTGGTATTGACTTCTTCGTTTCCGGGGGCAACTTCTCTCTCCCCAGAGACTTCGTCTTGCTGCGACCGTTTGTTTCTTTGGCGGAAGAAACTGCGGCAGTTTTCGACCTTGTTTGTTCGACTTCAACAGATGGTAGAGGCTCTTCTTGAGACTGTCCCGTCGTAAACGTGACAGATACCTGATCCTTTGCCATACCCTCCTTGTCCTTTTCCCCCGCAGGCCGAAATTTTCGATCAACAGTAGAAACACCCAGGATATCATCCTCATTGTCGTCATAGGGGGTAAAAGCTGGCAAGAGTTtcttcgacgtcggcctcgccatcctcgaggcTTCTTGTCTCGCACGAACGAGTTGCGCCATATCAATCCGGAAAGGTTCAGGAGTTGTCTTTTCCAATTCGCTATCCTGCCTCGAAGCCCATACCGATTGTGACCCCTGAGTGACTGGAAAGCGGTATCTTGCTCCGTATAGTTTCGACATCAGGTCGTCACTCGGTCTTGGCGGGCTGATCTCGGGGGCTCTCCATGTGGGGTCGACAGACTCAGGTTCATACCCCCAGACATTTGCAGAGGGAGTCGAGCTGCCATTTCTTAGTTGACGTGGTGGAGCGAGATTAGACAACTGCTGCTCGGATCCAGGCCTAAGTGTGCCTGATAGCGCGTGGGAAAGGCTCGAGCGATGTTGCAACTGCTCCTTTGTCTTGGGTATGAGAGATGCTGAAGGAGTATTGCTGTCATTTTTGCCGTGCAAaatttcttcttcgtctACTTCGTCATCAGACTGGTCGGAGTCTTCGTCTCCATGTGCAACGTCTTCGGCTGATGcttcatcatcgtcctcatcgcTAGAGGCAAAGACGTCCTCCAAGTTCAtaccctcgtcttcttcatcttcatcgtcatcgggGATGCCAGTGTCCCTTTCATTTCTCATACGTTCCAGGTGGCCATTGTTCTCAATAATCCTACCGGTCCTCAGATCAATTTCATCGCCGATACCTGTGAAATCCCTCTCGTATTTCTGGAAAATGTGTTCAAAGGTCGATTTTAACTTGAAGGCAGCGAAGGCACGAGATTGTTCGAGTTGGTAGCCGGGGTCCCGCATCTGAGACACCTCCTCGGGCTCATAGTTGAgctcgtcatcttcatcttcttttGACTGTTGGCCAGATGGCGACGGGCCGGTCCTTGGTCTTTTTGCGGGCGGCTCCATGTCGTTCATGAAGGGGCGTCACAGACCCTTCAGGGCATGTCGTTTATAGGGGGGTGCGGGTTCAGGAGTACCAAAGGCAATAGCCAGTACGGCAATGATGAAGTCCCGGATGAGCTTGGTGATAAACCTGGTGGACTCGGGTGTGGAAAGACGCGCCTCAACGCGACGCTCAGGCTTCTCGAATTCTCGTGTAAAGTAGAAATGCACGGACCAAGTGGGGTGCTGTCGTTGCCAGAGGCACTGAGGACACAGGAACATCATCCACTATAGTTACAgagtacctacctaagtaCCTGTCTGCGAGTTGCTTTCGACTACCTCTTGTACTGCCTTATTGCACCTCGTTGGTGACGGGAATATGTTGATGACTGGCCATGTATCTGGGAACTCAAAGAATAGTAGTATGTGTGGGTTTGATAAACATACTTCCAGTTGATTTGATCCAGAAGGAGATGGCGGTAGCGACTTGGCAGGATAGGTCAACACTGTGTCCTTTGAGTCTGTTCCTTGGGCTCGAACTGCGTAGGTGTTTGCTATTCCTCCAAATACCGGTCTGAGTTGTTGGTAATCATCTTTGAGCTACTAGAGAGTTCGTTACCTAGCTTGAATGGTTTGGTACACATTATCCACGGACATGAGTCCCTCGGTCTGTGACCCCTACCCAAGTTGGGTCCGCAAGCCGTATGAGTGTATACTTCTGTGGGTGATGCATGGAAAACCACAAGCCCACGAAAGAAACCAATTGCTATCTCTGTGCAATAAGAACTACCAACATGGTTCTGGTTAAATTAAAATGAGACTCAAGATGCTCATGTAACGAACGAACCGCAGAGCGTGCGGTCAAGGCAGCAACACCAAGCGTTGTCTTGTCATCTGTTATCAGGGTGAAGGCGCACGCCAGGGGTGTGATCTTAGCCGCAGCAAGACATCGGTACCTTACTTAGGTAGGTGACATCACAAGACCACCCTCCCTTAGCATCCATCAACACTTTCATTTTAAGCTTGCAAGCATGCGTGCAACAGCAAAATGTATTGCCAAAAGTGTCGCACACCGCTCAAGCTGGACAGTTCCCTTGAGGAGTTGAATCCAGCCGCGTAcgatctcctcgtcggtcaGCATAAaccttcccctctcccccggCCCGGCGCACGCGCAAGCCAGCTGACGAACGTAGCCTCTTCCTCACAACAGTCTCCCAAAAAGACGGCCTCTGCGCGACCATACCATCCCCAGGACGGGCAACGAAAAGTCCTCTACGACAGAGTATCTCAGAATGCAGCATCTGCGACCTTCAAACGCCATGGCAGCGGCCCATCGAGCTCGGCGCAACGAGACTCTACCATGTCCTTCATCTACCTCACCGAATCA from Colletotrichum higginsianum IMI 349063 chromosome 4, whole genome shotgun sequence includes:
- a CDS encoding Centromere protein Scm3; the protein is MEPPAKRPRTGPSPSGQQSKEDEDDELNYEPEEVSQMRDPGYQLEQSRAFAAFKLKSTFEHIFQKYERDFTGIGDEIDLRTGRIIENNGHLERMRNERDTGIPDDDEDEEDEGMNLEDVFASSDEDDDEASAEDVAHGDEDSDQSDDEVDEEEILHGKNDSNTPSASLIPKTKEQLQHRSSLSHALSGTLRPGSEQQLSNLAPPRQLRNGSSTPSANVWGYEPESVDPTWRAPEISPPRPSDDLMSKLYGARYRFPVTQGSQSVWASRQDSELEKTTPEPFRIDMAQLVRARQEASRMARPTSKKLLPAFTPYDDNEDDILGVSTVDRKFRPAGEKDKEGMAKDQVSVTFTTGQSQEEPLPSVEVEQTRSKTAAVSSAKETNGRSKTKSLGREKLPPETKKSIPKKERSASKKQLVPAKVRKPRKMSPPVEVFDEQVEGRPVSNTAGLDTAQTITSFVTDEEAQERRKQRIVVELFSKRPSADEITEAEDPEDTDVFALTEQDMTLASGLSGLTVSENRRSPERPVAQRALVGASHDANALVEAPTEKAPEPPRDGFTRHQIDPSYAFSDDEDGIPTTRSRPNRSQKQSVDVPVTVKPAKPVSATAAEPSEEAFVSGGSEDQHGAEVQLEAEADNAESSPVGDKSITDEPAGMDVDDSEEQVSKQTAAPAWHLDPDGCRASEALVDIDAAAMLKTVDDPPKECQPAGKHAVENPSLVDAGHLQSYLEVVADGSRSLDPQNQESATGKAFRQEAQGESRIDKVQTESLEKSEAKAEDGDPAEDFQQTDGEEVLEPFTIPLGLDKIDETSASEVDTGTEAMDFELPILPPPPTESPAPMGILFAAPRRSRPSSAIRPSHVGMSATSPMRNLNLQSSSPLKKYGNPSSFSSAKAHTVVRPYPSASPERKRNPRKREPTAGQPLGSASESPHSEAVDVSAAPAVGEPLPRPKPLRKRRQPKTPTTPSSRQTPLAAKGLSSNKRSIISLLSDNEDELTLDLFKTWTSSGGTHGDRKRTTSYTPVLLAGPETKITTPMKQRIVAASDGGDGTGSGTATTKGRKRKAAWAFATPTKVHFGSPSGSLIRTPGGNMRRCGEEGFRCDRDFCFTCL